Proteins encoded together in one Rhea pennata isolate bPtePen1 chromosome 27, bPtePen1.pri, whole genome shotgun sequence window:
- the JAK3 gene encoding tyrosine-protein kinase JAK3, with product MAPLGEDTPLIGERSCSLSSTETGTLQVYLHHCAQAPRAAPGSGGVLTFTFGEYTAEELCIRAAKACGVLPVCHSLFALATEDLTCWFPPNHLFAVDDSRSQVVVYRIRFFFPNWCGLGQSHRFQLMNDRASAVLDYPVIDYLFAQSRSDFISGRMEVELSLQTQEECLGLAVLDMLRIAKEKQQSLEETFSCVSYKSCIPERLRCQIQQHSFLTRKRIRRRFNKSLRKISGCQTDSRYLKLKYLLDLERLQRRWAEESFRVRSPGAADITIHVAGESGVSWSCGSAKSRQHFCDFPDIADISIKQASRDSNPVENRIVTLTKTDNRVLEVEFPTLQEARSFVALIDGYYRLTADAHHYFCKEVAPPRLLEDMENQCHGPISSEFAVNKLKVAGSHPGLYLLRRSPQDFDSYLLTVCTKVRSSQDYKRCRIHRDKDGNFFLSGVARRFCSLRELLETYGRCELQADGARMRLAVCCPPQPKEKSNLLIVRSGCPQLPASPSAPRRSLTQMMFHKINPESLTPGESLGQGSFTRIYKGIRRDQKEDEYYQTEVVLKVMDSSHQNCSESFLEAASIMSQISHKHLILLHGVSLGKDSIMVQEYVRYGPLDLYLKKNQGEGKVTMSWKLQVAKQLAYALNYLEDKKITHGNVSAKKVLLAREGDVASGSPPFIKLNDPGVSITILAKEMLVDRIPWVAPECISDPKNLALPADKWSFGATLWEIFSGGNMPMSLLEPQKKLHFYQSSLQLPVPKWTELATLITQCMNYQPWGRPCFRAIIRDLNSLITSDYELLLDLSPSDVTHRDSFWGYEHVAMHHDPTLFEERHLKYISLLGKGNFGSVELCRYDPLGDSTGELVAVKKLQQDSAKELQNFEREIQILHSLQHDFIVKYRGVCYSRGRRGLRLVMEYLPKGCLRDYLQKNQHRLDHRTLLLYAWQICKGMEYLGAQRCVHRDLANRNILVESETHVKIGDFGLAKLLPQDKDYYVVQEPGQSPIFWYAPESLADNVFSRASDVWSFGVLLYELFTYSNKSKSPSEEFLRMMGAEKTAQIICNLLELLKDNRRLPAPAGCPMEVYALMLSCWAFTPSARPTFSELAPKIEALRDGRSKARG from the exons ATGGCCCCGCTGGGCGAGGACACCCCGCTGATCGGGGAGCgctcctgcagcctctcctCCACCGAGACGGGGACGCTCCAGGTGTACCTGCACCACTGCGCGcaggccccgcgcgccgcccccggctccggcggcgtCCTCACCTTCACCTTCGGCGAGTACACGGCCGAGGAGCTCTGCATCCGGGCGGCCAAGGCCTGCG GCGTGCTGCCCGTCTGTCACTCCCTCTTCGCTCTGGCCACCGAGGATCTCACGTGCTGGTTCCCCCCCAACCACCTCTTTGCCGTGGACGACTCCCGCAGCCAGGTCGTGGTGTACCGGATCAG GTTCTTCTTCCCGAACTGGTGCGGGCTGGGACAGTCACACCGGTTCCAGCTGATGAATGACCGGGCCAGCGCTGTCCTGGACTACCCCGTCATCGATTACCTCTTTGCCCAG TCCCGCAGCGACTTCATCAGCGGGCGCATGGAGGTGGAGCTGAGCCTGCAGACGCAGGAGGAGTGCCTGGGCCTGGCGGTGCTGGACATGCTGCGCATCGccaaggagaagcagcagagccTGGAGGAGACCTTCAGCTGCGTCAG CTACAAGTCGTGCATCCCCGAGAGGCTGCGGTGCCAGATccagcagcacagctttctCACCCGCAAGCGCATCCGCCGCCGCTTCAACAAGTCCCTGCGCAAGATCAGCGGCTGCCAGACAGACAGCCGCTACCTCAAGCTCAAGTACCTGCTGGACCTGGAGCGGCTGCAGCGGCGCTGGGCGGAGGAGAGCTTCCGCGTGCGCTCACCCGGCGCCGCCGACATCACCATCCATGTGGCTGGCGAGAGCGGCGTATCCTGGAGCTGCGGCAGTGCCAAg AGCCGCCAGCACTTCTGCGACTTTCCCGACATCGCTGACATCAGCATCAAGCAGGCGAGCCGGGACAGCAACCCCGTGGAGAACCGCATCGTCACCCTCACCAAGACGGACAACCGGGTGCTG GAAGTGGAGTTCCCCACGCTGCAGGAAGCCCGCTCCTTCGTGGCCCTCATCGACGGCTACTACCGCCTGACGGCAGACGCCCACCACTACTTCTGCAAGGAGGTGGCTCCCCCCCGGCTCCTGGAGGACATGGAGAACCAGTGCCATGGGCCCATCAG CTCCGAGTTTGCAGTGAACAAGCTGAAGGTGGCAGGGAGCCACCCTGGGCTGTACCTGCTCCGCCGCAGCCCACAGGACTTCGACAGCTACCTGCTGACGGTGTGCACCAAG GTCCGTTCCAGCCAGGACTACAAGCGCTGCCGGATCCACAGGGACAAGGATGGCAACTTCTTCCTCTCGGGGGTGGCACGGCGGTTCTGCAGCCTGCGGGAGCTTCTGGAGACCTACGGACGCTGCGAGCTGCAAGCGGACGGCGCCCGCATGCGCCTGGCCGTGTGCTGCCCGCCGCAGCCCAAAG AGAAGTCCAACCTGCTGATCGTGCGGAGCGGCTGCCCCCAGCTGCCCGCCTCACCCtcagccccgcgccgcagcctcACCCAGATGATGTTCCACAAGATCAACCCTGAGAGCCTCACACCG GGTGAGAGCCTGGGCCAGGGCTCCTTCACTCGGATCTATAAGGGCATCAGGCGGGACCAGAAGGAGGATGAGTACTACCAGACTGAGGTGGTGCTCAAGGTCATGGACAGCAGCCACCAAAACTGCTCCGAG TCCTTCCTGGAGGCCGCCAGTATCATGAGTCAGATCTCCCACAAGCACCTCATCCTGCTGCATGGGGTCAGCCTTGGGAAGGACA GTATCATGGTGCAGGAGTACGTCAGGTACGGTCCCCTGGACCTCTACCTGAAGAAGAATCAAGGGGAGGGCAAGGTGACGATGAGCTGGAAGCTGCAGGTGGCCAAGCAGCTGGCGTATGCCCTCAACTACCTG gaGGACAAGAAAATCACCCATGGCAATGTCTCCGCTAAGAAGGTGCTGCTGGCACGGGAGGGGGATGTAGCCAGCGGCAGCCCCCCCTTCATCAAGCTCAATGACCCTGGAGTCAGCATCACCATCCTGGCCAAGGAGA TGCTTGTGGACCGCATCCCCTGGGTGGCCCCCGAGTGCATCAGCGACCCCAAGAACCTGGCGCTCCCGGCCGACAAGTGGAGCTTTGGGGCGACCCTCTGGGAGATCTTCAGTGGTGGCAACATGCCCATGAGCCTGCTGGAGCCGCAGAAG AAGCTGCATTTCTACCAgagcagcctccagctccccgTGCCCAAGTGGACCGAGCTGGCCACGCTCATCACGCAGTGCATGAACTACCAGCCCTGGGGCCGGCCCTGTTTCCGCGCCATCATCCGCGACCTCAACAGCCTCATCACCTCCG ATTACGAGCTCCTCTTGGACCTGTCCCCCAGTGATGTGACGCACCGGGACAGCTTCTGGGGGTACGAGCATGTCGCCATGCACCACGACCCCACGCTCTTCGAGGAGCGCCACCTCAAGTACATCTCGCTGCTGGGCAAG GGCAACTTTGGGAGCGTGGAGCTGTGCCGCTACGACCCACTGGGTGACAGCACTGGTGAGCTGGTGGCTGTGAAGAAGCTGCAGCAGGACTCAGCCAAGGAGCTGCAGAACTTCGAGAGGGAGATCCAGATCCTGCACTCGCTGCAGCACGACTTCATCGTCAAGTACCGTGGCGTCTGCTACAGCCGGG ggcgccgcggcctccGGCTCGTGATGGAGTACCTGCCCAAGGGGTGCCTGCGGGACTATCTGCAGAAGAACCAGCACCGCCTGGACCACAGGACGCTGCTCCTCTACGCCTGGCAGATCTGCAAG GGCATGGAGTACCTGGGGGCGCAGCGCTGCGTGCACCGTGACTTGGCCAACAGGAACATCCTGGTGGAGAGCGAGACCCACGTGAAGATCGGGGACTTCGGCCTGGCCAAGCTGCTGCCGCAGGACAAGGACTATTACGTGGTGCAAGAGCCTGGCCAGAGCCCCATCTTCTG GTATGCACCCGAATCCCTAGCTGACAACGTCTTCTCCCGGGCGTCCGACGTCTGGAGCTTCGGGGTCCT
- the SLC5A5 gene encoding sodium/iodide cotransporter: MGREPAESPELPKSRRWERAGLVAEGAAGASPGPRRCSGELPAKNELLLCLPGLQPLSGSLCPRLRSLGCWRCPGPWVQAGVLLPPSVRVAPAIPVAGSAAAGSVHPHARAPAPAAAATLAAAGSLDVWVPETRTFSLADYGVFGLMLLVSTGIGLFQALSRGGQKTSDDFFMGGREMSALPVGLSLSASFMSAVQVLGVPAEAYRYGAKFLWMCLGQLLSTLLTALLFLPVFHRLGLTSTYEYLERRFSRSVRLCGTGQYVAATMLYTGIVIYAPALILNQVTGLDIWASLLSTGAVCTFYTTIGGMKAVVWTDVFQVFVMLAGFVAVIVRGMLLAGGPASVLAIATNGSRVNLGDFDPDPRSRYTFWTFLLGGTLLWLSMYGVNQAQVQRYVACRSEREARIALLVNQVGLFVIVSSAVACGVVMFALYKDCDPLLAGYISAPDQYMPYLVLDIFETYPGVPGLFLACAYSGTLSTASTSINAMAAVTVEDLIKPRMPALPPQRLALISKGLSLIYGTACITVAALASLLGGGVLQGSFTVMGAISGPLLGAFVLGMFVPACNTAGAFAGLSAGLALSFWVAVGGTMHPPSAATTGVLPASGALCPLHNRSAGANGTILLGPLPPREPPPAPARPAIVGDFYAVSYLYYGALGTLATVAVGVLASYLAGRAERPPPGVLWRDVARRPSSAAPAARRLPKVPGGRSELRTAADRLLQETDM, encoded by the exons ATGGGCAGGGAACCGGCGGAGAGCCCGGAGCTCCCCAAATCGCGGCGCTGGGAGCGAGCCGGGCTGGTGGCCGAAGGGGCCGCTGGGGCA AGTCCGGGTCCTCGTCGATGCTCCGGGGAGCTGCCTGCAAAGAACGAGCTCCTTCTG TGCTTGCCAGGCTTGCAGCCGCTTTCGGGATCGCTCTGTCCGCGGCTGCGCTCCCTCGGGTGCTGGCGCTGCCCCGGGCCGTGGGTGCAGGCAGGCG TTTTGCTGCCGCCGAGTGTCCGCGTGGCTCCAGCCATCCCCGTCGCTGGCAGTGCGGCCGCGGGGTCTGTCCACCCACACGCGCGTGCTCccgcgcccgctgccgccgccacgctggccgcggcggggagcctGGACGTGTGGGTGCCGGAGACGCGGACCTTCAGCCTCGCGGACTACGGCGTCTTCGGGCTGATGCTGCTGGTCTCCACGGGCATCGGGCTCTTCCAAGCCCTCTCCCGGGGCGGCCAGAAGACCTCAGACGACTTCTTCATGGGGGGCCGGGAGATGTCGGCGCTGCCGGTGGGGCTGTCGCTCTCGGCCAGCTTCATGTCGGCGGTGCAGGTGCTGGGGGTGCCGGCCGAGGCGTACCGCTACGGCGCCAAGTTCCTCTGGAtgtgcctggggcagctgctcagCACCCTCCTCACCGCCCTGCTCTTCCTGCCCGTCTTCCACCGCCTGGGGCTCACCAGCACCTACGAG taCCTGGAGCGGCGCTTCAGCAGGAGCGTCCGGCTGTGCGGCACCGGGCAGTACGTGGCGGCCACG ATGCTCTACACCGGGATCGTCATCTACGCCCCCGCGCTGATCCTCAACCAGG TGACCGGCCTGGACATCTGGGCCTCGCTGCTCTCCACGGGAGCCGTCTGCACCTTCTACACCACCATA GGCGGGATGAAGGCCGTCGTCTGGACCGACGTCTTCCAGGTCTTCGTGATGCTCGCCGGCTTCGTCGCTGTCATCGTCCGGGGGATGCTGCTGGCCGGGGGCCCCGCCAGCGTCCTGGCCATCGCCACCAACGGCTCCAGGGTTAACCTTGGCGA CTTCGACCCGGACCCGCGGAGCCGGTACACCTTCTGGACCTTCCTGCTGGGCGGCACACTGCTCTGGCTCTCCATGTACGGCGTGAACCAGGCCCAGGTCCAGCGCTACGTGGCCTGCAGGAGCGAGAGGGAGGCGAGGAT CGCACTGCTGGTGAATCAAGTGGGGCTCTTCGTCATCGTCTCCAGCGCGGTGGCCTGTGGCGTTGTGATGTTTGCGCTCTACAAGGACTGCGACCCCCTCCTCGCCGGCTACATCTCGGCCCCGGACCAG TACATGCCTTACCTGGTCCTCGACATCTTCGAGACGTACCCGGGGGTGCCGGGGCTGTTCCTGGCCTGCGCATACAGCGGGACCCTCAG CACGGCCTCCACCAGCATCAACGCCATGGCGGCCGTCACCGTCGAGGACCTCATCAAGCCCAGGAtgcccgcgctgccgccgcagAGGCTGGCCCTCATCTCCAAGGGGCTGT CGCTGATCTACGGCACCGCGTGCATCACGGTGGCAGCGCTGGCCTCCCTGCTCGGCGGCGGCGTGCTGCAG GGCTCCTTCACCGTCATGGGGGCGATCAGCGGCCCACTGCTCGGAGCCTTCGTCCTAGGCATGTTCGTGCCAGCGTGCAACACAGCC GGAGCGTTCGCGGGCCTGAGCGCCGGCTTGGCCCTCTCCTTCTGGGTGGCCGTGGGAGGCACCATGCATCCGCCGAGCGCTGCCACCACGGGCGTGCTGCCGGCCTCCGGAGCCCTCTGCCCGCTGCACAACCGCAGCGCCGGCGCCAATGGCACCATCCTCCTGggcccgctgcccccgcgggagcctcccccagccccggcaCG GCCGGCGATCGTGGGTGACTTCTACGCCGTGTCCTACCTGTACTACGGGGCGCTGGGCACGCTGGCCACCGTGGCCGTGGGGGTGCTGGCCAGCTACCTGGCAG GACGGGCcgagcggccgcccccgggcgTGCTGTGGCGGGACGTGGCGAGGCGGCCGTCCtcggcggctccggcggcgcggAGGCTGCCCAAG GTCCCCGGGGGCCGCTCCGAGCTCCGCACCGCTGCCGACCGGCTGCTGCAGGAGACCGACATGTAG
- the CCDC124 gene encoding coiled-coil domain-containing protein 124, which translates to MPKKFQGENTKSAAARARKAEAKAAADAKRQQELEDAYWKDEDKHVMRKEQRKEEREKRRLEQLERKKELQRLLEEEDSKLKGKSPKQVTPGKVTRAQIEETIRKDQQQNADTVEKEKTHLEVPLEENINRRVLEEGTVEARTIEDAIAVLSVSNDLDRHPERRMKAAFTAFEEVNLPRLKQENPNMRLSQLKQLLKKEWMKSPENPMNQRHKAYNSQK; encoded by the exons ATGCCCAAGAAGTTCCAAGGGGAAAATACCAAGTCGGCTGCTGCCCGTGCAAGGAAAgctgaggcaaaggcagcagccGATGCCAAACGCCAACAGGAATTGGAAGATGCCTACTGGAAGGATGAAGACAAACACGTGATGAGGAAGGAACAAAGGAAG gaggaaagggagaagcggcggctggagcagctggagcGCAAGAAGGAACTGCAGCGtctgctggaagaggaagacTCAAAGCTGAAGGGGAAGTCACCCAAGCAGGTCACTCCAGGCAAAGTCACCAGGGCCCAGATTGAAGAGACTATCAGAAAAGACCAGCAGCAGAATGCAGACACAG tggaaaaggagaagactCACTTGGAGGttcctttggaagaaaacaTCAACAGAAGGGTGTTGGAGGAAGGAACAGTGGAGGCCAGGACGATTGAAGATGCCATTGCTGTCCTCAG TGTTTCCAACGATCTGGACCGGCACCCTGAGCGCCGGATGAAAGCTGCCTTCACTGCTTTTGAAGAAGTCAATCTGCCGCGCCTGAAGCAAGAGAACCCAAACATGCGCCTGTCCCAGCTCAAGCAGCTCCTCAAGAAGGAGTGGATGAAATCTCCAGAAAACCCCATGAACCAGAGGCACAAGGCTTACAACAGCCAAAAGTAG